A DNA window from Mycolicibacter terrae contains the following coding sequences:
- a CDS encoding amidohydrolase family protein: MTRTWDTIDRYVVISTDTHAGADLYDYKPYLPAALHHEFDAWAKSYSSPFDDLIVATANRNWDHELRIADMDADGVAAEVLLPNTVPPFFPTTPNITISLPRTPADFEKRWAGVQAHNRWQVDFCALAPARRRGLIQIFPNDIELALKEIRWGAEQACFGGVLIPPVSPGDPHVAPLFHTRYDPIWELCAELDLTVVQHAGAGSPEMPMDQPASNAVLITEMALWAQRTLSHLILAGVFERYPTLRFVPTEQGTLWVQQQLMVLDAMVPTMKSEANNRTYGMFGGSSVDEMSLMPSEYARRNCYLASELGPYDAAMIDYLGAEHIMWGSDYPHEEGFSPHSKLALRWALHDRTEDECRKILGGNAGRLYRFDLDALAPVAAEIGPSVTEVATPLGDTGYRAPAAFGYRPFEGGLALKRLAPARE; the protein is encoded by the coding sequence ATGACCCGAACCTGGGACACCATCGATCGGTACGTCGTCATCTCCACCGATACCCACGCCGGAGCCGATCTCTACGACTACAAACCGTATCTGCCCGCAGCGCTGCACCACGAGTTCGACGCCTGGGCCAAGAGCTACAGCAGCCCGTTCGACGACCTGATCGTCGCCACCGCCAACCGGAACTGGGACCACGAGCTGCGGATCGCGGACATGGACGCCGACGGGGTCGCTGCGGAGGTGCTGCTGCCCAACACCGTTCCGCCGTTCTTCCCGACCACACCCAACATCACCATCAGCCTGCCGCGGACACCCGCCGACTTCGAGAAACGCTGGGCCGGCGTGCAGGCCCACAATCGTTGGCAGGTCGACTTCTGCGCGCTGGCGCCGGCCCGGCGACGCGGCCTGATACAGATCTTTCCCAACGACATCGAGCTGGCGCTCAAGGAGATTCGTTGGGGCGCCGAGCAGGCGTGCTTCGGCGGCGTCCTGATTCCGCCAGTATCGCCGGGGGACCCGCACGTGGCCCCGCTGTTTCACACCCGGTATGACCCGATCTGGGAACTCTGCGCGGAACTGGACCTGACCGTGGTGCAGCACGCCGGAGCCGGCAGCCCCGAGATGCCGATGGACCAGCCGGCCTCCAACGCGGTGCTGATCACCGAGATGGCGCTGTGGGCGCAGCGCACGCTGAGCCACCTGATTCTCGCCGGCGTCTTCGAGCGGTACCCGACACTGCGATTCGTACCGACCGAGCAGGGCACCCTGTGGGTGCAGCAGCAACTGATGGTGCTCGACGCCATGGTGCCCACGATGAAGTCCGAGGCGAACAATCGCACCTACGGGATGTTCGGCGGGTCATCGGTCGACGAAATGTCGCTGATGCCCAGCGAATACGCCCGGAGAAACTGCTATTTGGCCAGTGAGCTCGGCCCCTATGACGCGGCGATGATCGATTACCTGGGGGCCGAGCACATCATGTGGGGCAGCGACTATCCGCACGAAGAGGGTTTCTCGCCGCACTCCAAGCTGGCCCTCCGCTGGGCATTACACGACCGGACCGAGGACGAATGCCGCAAGATCCTGGGTGGAAACGCGGGGCGCCTGTACCGTTTCGACCTTGACGCCCTGGCGCCGGTCGCCGCCGAAATCGGACCTTCGGTCACCGAGGTGGCAACACCGCTGGGCGACACCGGCTATCGAGCGCCGGCCGCGTTCGGCTATCGGCCATTCGAGGGTGGCCTGGCCCTCAAGCGGTTGGCCCCGGCCCGCGAGTAG
- a CDS encoding amidohydrolase family protein has protein sequence MRAAPSSSPTRSVPGSERLIVDPYLIISADTHAELPTERYREYVDPEYREDFETYLAEKTAAAQAGGFIDEEFAQEWFSEHGEGIAGGWDVALRDRELDGDGVVGEVIFPDADAVTGVAGAPFGAGLGQSGDLDPGRAMAGARAHNRWLAELCSHSPERRAGVAVVPILADVDAAVAEITRAAESGLRGGILIPARWVGYPPYHDRRYDKVWAACQDLQMPVHTHSGPAPQEEYGGHLGIYVTEVRWWGARPLWFALWSGVFERFPGLRWGVTECGAFWANDLLWLMDTRFLREHSAKKMSHQMEGDLTMPPSAYFDRNCFIGATTTERRELARRYEIGVSNLLWGNDFPHPEGTWPHTRDWLRRSFWDIPVDETRQMLGLAAAELYHFDLGALAPLAERIGPTPEDLGQDDAVSIPKWEAARLAGRHWLTDAEPIPDLVQN, from the coding sequence ATGCGAGCAGCACCGTCTTCGAGCCCGACCCGATCCGTACCTGGTAGCGAAAGGTTAATTGTGGACCCGTATCTCATCATCTCCGCCGACACCCACGCCGAACTCCCGACCGAGCGCTACCGCGAATACGTCGACCCCGAATACCGCGAGGACTTCGAGACATACCTGGCCGAGAAGACCGCCGCGGCGCAGGCCGGCGGATTCATCGACGAGGAGTTCGCCCAGGAGTGGTTCTCTGAGCATGGTGAGGGAATCGCCGGCGGATGGGACGTGGCGCTGCGGGACCGGGAACTCGACGGCGACGGGGTGGTCGGCGAGGTCATCTTCCCCGACGCCGATGCGGTGACCGGGGTGGCCGGGGCCCCGTTCGGGGCCGGTCTGGGCCAGTCCGGCGACCTCGACCCGGGGCGCGCCATGGCCGGAGCACGGGCCCACAACCGCTGGCTGGCCGAACTGTGCAGCCACAGCCCCGAGCGACGGGCCGGGGTCGCCGTCGTGCCGATCCTGGCGGACGTCGACGCGGCGGTCGCCGAGATCACCCGCGCGGCGGAATCCGGTCTGCGGGGCGGGATTCTGATCCCGGCACGCTGGGTCGGCTATCCGCCCTACCACGATCGGCGCTACGACAAGGTCTGGGCGGCCTGCCAGGATCTGCAGATGCCCGTGCACACCCACTCCGGGCCCGCCCCGCAGGAGGAGTACGGCGGACACCTGGGCATCTACGTCACCGAGGTGCGCTGGTGGGGCGCCCGGCCATTGTGGTTCGCGTTGTGGTCGGGGGTGTTCGAGCGCTTTCCCGGCCTACGCTGGGGCGTCACCGAATGCGGCGCGTTCTGGGCCAACGATCTGCTCTGGCTGATGGACACCCGGTTTCTGCGTGAGCATTCGGCCAAGAAGATGAGCCACCAGATGGAGGGCGACCTGACGATGCCGCCGTCGGCCTACTTCGACCGGAACTGCTTCATCGGGGCCACCACCACCGAGCGCCGGGAACTGGCCCGACGTTACGAGATCGGCGTCTCCAACCTGCTGTGGGGCAACGACTTTCCTCACCCGGAGGGGACGTGGCCGCACACCCGTGATTGGCTGCGGCGTTCCTTCTGGGACATTCCGGTTGACGAGACCCGCCAGATGCTGGGCCTGGCGGCGGCCGAGCTGTACCACTTCGACCTGGGTGCCCTGGCCCCGCTGGCCGAGCGCATCGGGCCCACGCCTGAGGACCTCGGCCAGGACGATGCGGTGAGCATCCCCAAGTGGGAAGCGGCCCGCCTGGCCGGGAGGCACTGGCTGACCGACGCGGAGCCGATCCCCGACCTAGTACAGAACTGA
- a CDS encoding acyl-CoA dehydrogenase family protein — protein MGERVIDRLIDIADQLREQAGEAEKIGRLTDQTVKAMKDAGSIRLLQSAKHGGYQAHPREWAETVMATAALDPSAGWVTGVVGVHPYQLAYADPRVGEEVWADDVDTWMASPYAPQGVATPADGGYLFNGRWQFSSGTDHCDWIILGAMLGGADGIPVMPPAILHMILPRSDYEIVDDSWDVVGLRGTGSKDVIVKDAFVPSYRTMDGLKVMDGSAQRDAGMTDPLYLMPWSTMFPLGISSAVIGIAEGALAAHLDYQRARVSATGTAIKDDPYVMYAIGEAAADINAARQELLANADRIYDMVAAGKEVDFADRAAGRRTQVRAVWRAVGAVDQIFARSGGNALRMDKPLQRYWRDAHAGLNHAIHVPGTTFHASALSSLGIAPEGPLRAMI, from the coding sequence ATGGGCGAGCGGGTAATCGACCGGCTGATCGACATCGCCGACCAGTTGCGCGAGCAGGCCGGCGAGGCGGAGAAGATCGGCCGGCTGACCGATCAGACGGTCAAGGCGATGAAGGACGCGGGCTCGATCCGCCTGTTGCAGTCGGCCAAGCACGGCGGGTATCAGGCGCATCCTCGCGAGTGGGCCGAGACCGTGATGGCCACCGCGGCGCTGGACCCCTCGGCGGGCTGGGTCACCGGTGTGGTCGGCGTGCACCCCTACCAGCTGGCCTACGCCGATCCGCGGGTCGGGGAAGAGGTGTGGGCCGACGACGTCGACACCTGGATGGCCTCGCCGTATGCGCCGCAGGGGGTGGCCACGCCCGCAGATGGTGGCTACCTCTTCAACGGCCGGTGGCAGTTCAGTTCCGGCACCGACCACTGCGACTGGATCATTCTCGGCGCCATGCTCGGCGGTGCCGACGGTATCCCGGTCATGCCACCGGCCATTCTGCACATGATCCTGCCCCGCAGCGACTACGAGATCGTTGACGACTCCTGGGATGTGGTGGGGCTGCGCGGAACCGGCTCCAAGGACGTCATCGTCAAAGACGCGTTCGTCCCCAGCTACCGCACGATGGACGGCCTCAAGGTGATGGACGGCAGCGCCCAGCGGGACGCCGGCATGACCGACCCGCTGTATCTGATGCCGTGGTCGACGATGTTCCCGCTCGGCATCTCCTCGGCGGTCATCGGCATCGCCGAAGGTGCGCTGGCCGCACACCTGGACTATCAGCGGGCACGTGTCAGTGCCACCGGGACCGCGATCAAAGACGACCCCTACGTGATGTATGCGATCGGCGAGGCGGCCGCCGATATCAACGCCGCCCGTCAGGAACTGCTGGCCAACGCCGATCGGATCTATGACATGGTCGCCGCCGGCAAGGAGGTCGACTTCGCAGATCGCGCTGCGGGGCGCCGCACCCAGGTCCGTGCGGTGTGGCGTGCGGTGGGCGCCGTCGACCAGATTTTCGCCCGCTCCGGCGGCAATGCATTACGGATGGACAAACCGCTGCAACGGTATTGGCGCGACGCGCATGCCGGGCTCAACCACGCGATCCATGTGCCGGGAACCACCTTCCACGCCTCCGCGCTGAGTTCCCTGGGCATCGCGCCGGAGGGTCCCTTGCGGGCCATGATCTGA